One region of Hugenholtzia roseola DSM 9546 genomic DNA includes:
- a CDS encoding class I SAM-dependent methyltransferase, producing the protein MTKVEKSLFQEGHYLGRPADFADKIISRRIRLLHTMPDFFGKGYSLIEIGCGAGATLLQVAPAFQKGVGIEIFEGHAPLFEKYRRELGVENATFRVFDVERETPFEEFDRLISFEVIEHLNSEESVRFYAQTLKKGGLGAISVPNKWWIFETHGAKLPLLPWNRVPFFSWLPTPLHERWANARIYTRKRIKAVLEKAGLEVVEMQYVTAPLDVLPESALKRWLLKWIFKNDTTKFPFLSTAIFVWVRKP; encoded by the coding sequence ATGACAAAAGTAGAAAAAAGCCTTTTCCAAGAAGGGCATTATTTGGGCAGACCCGCCGATTTTGCCGACAAAATCATCAGCCGCAGGATTCGGCTTTTGCACACGATGCCCGATTTTTTTGGGAAAGGCTACTCTTTGATAGAAATTGGCTGTGGGGCAGGCGCGACGCTTTTGCAGGTTGCGCCTGCTTTTCAAAAAGGCGTAGGTATCGAAATTTTTGAGGGACACGCGCCCCTTTTTGAAAAATACAGACGTGAATTAGGGGTAGAAAATGCCACTTTTCGCGTTTTTGACGTAGAAAGAGAAACTCCCTTTGAAGAATTTGATAGGCTCATTAGCTTTGAAGTCATCGAGCATCTCAATTCGGAGGAAAGTGTGCGCTTTTATGCCCAAACACTAAAAAAGGGCGGCTTAGGCGCAATTTCTGTCCCCAATAAATGGTGGATTTTCGAAACGCATGGCGCAAAGTTGCCGCTGCTGCCTTGGAATCGCGTACCATTTTTCTCTTGGTTGCCTACGCCCCTGCACGAGCGTTGGGCAAATGCACGCATCTACACACGCAAACGCATCAAGGCGGTGTTAGAAAAGGCGGGCTTGGAAGTAGTGGAGATGCAATATGTTACTGCCCCCTTAGATGTTTTGCCCGAATCGGCTTTAAAAAGGTGGCTTTTGAAGTGGATTTTCAAAAATGATACGACAAAATTCCCCTTTCTTTCTACGGCAATTTTTGTGTGGGTGCGAAAGCCCTAA
- a CDS encoding AsmA-like C-terminal region-containing protein yields MSSKKSQLIKKIGIGIGVGLLLFLGALLLVPTLFKKQIGDKIQQVANEKLTAKLHFADYDLSFFRHFPKLSVSLEQLSIIGKEEFEGDTLLYVPDFELALNVSSLLSDKMEIYGIYLKEPLVKVRVLKNGKANYDIYQSEPETQTETPSDTAAFQIGLEKWVVEKANIFYQDDTAKITAKIQNLTHEGSGEIMSALYDLETKTEIEALFLEMDKSVYLANRPLSADMVMAMDMNNMKFSFKENRFKISDFSFGFDGFVRLPNEKVGEKAMELDLTFAAQETTFKSLLSLVPAVFLKGYEDLKAEGKVAFEGFAKGELDTEAEKYPTFSLKLLVEKARVQYPNLPAAIENINLDAQISNNTPNLENTLTDLRQFSLNFGGANKNPVSGRAKIVGLSTYDIDALVKAEVNLGEISQFYPLDSLELKGLYKLNLLAKGKYDEATAQIPTLDAQMSLQNGYAKSLAYPIPIENIEVVAQAKNTTGKMENLSVLLEKITFAMENKPFEVSGNTEGIENLSYNLKAKGSIDLEKMLKIFPIEGMSLKGLLDADIQTQGNLAALEAEAYEKLPTQGRMSVKNLEYLSTDLPQGLRISQADLTFTPKEMKLNQFDGFLGKSDIKLQGALYNYLAYGLSMAGLKEGTAILRGNMTLQSKVFDTNEWMSEEENSTATAQNTANGSTASQADSVSGVVEVPKDLDFTFQAQIEKVLYDNLTLKNAQGTVRIKDGEINFTPMTFEAAGGKFTMGGSYNTQDLEKPLFAFNIDIAEANIGEAFTAFSTLQTFAPIMQHLEGTFSLQNFQLAGVLNQDLMPDFTTLSGQGVMRVIDAAFKDNLPAVEAISNFTSIQKIRNSQFKDLIVKTKIENGRLKTEPFEVALAQYKVGLAGDVGADGSLQYKVLLDVPKEEVVSKLNGWTGLNANDIKGERVQLNFNLAGTYQKPILTLDKKSTQDLIKAQAGNALQNLVSDLFGGNKSATDSTTQKSDSTQKAAPNETLKDKVEEKANDVKNKVKDKLRGLGGKK; encoded by the coding sequence ATGTCCTCAAAAAAAAGTCAACTCATCAAAAAAATAGGAATCGGCATAGGCGTCGGATTGCTCCTTTTTTTGGGCGCACTCTTGCTCGTCCCTACGCTCTTTAAAAAACAAATTGGCGATAAAATCCAACAAGTGGCAAATGAAAAACTCACTGCCAAGCTGCATTTCGCCGATTACGACCTCTCCTTTTTTCGCCACTTCCCCAAACTAAGCGTAAGTTTAGAACAACTTTCTATCATAGGCAAAGAAGAATTTGAAGGCGATACACTCCTCTATGTGCCTGATTTTGAGCTTGCTCTCAACGTAAGCAGCCTTCTAAGTGATAAGATGGAAATTTATGGCATCTATCTAAAAGAGCCACTTGTAAAGGTGAGAGTTCTCAAAAATGGAAAAGCCAACTACGACATCTACCAATCCGAACCCGAAACCCAAACAGAAACCCCAAGCGATACGGCAGCTTTTCAGATAGGGTTAGAAAAATGGGTAGTAGAAAAAGCTAACATTTTCTACCAAGACGATACGGCAAAAATTACGGCAAAAATTCAAAACCTAACCCATGAAGGCAGCGGCGAAATTATGTCGGCTCTTTACGATTTAGAAACCAAGACCGAAATAGAAGCCCTCTTTTTAGAAATGGACAAGAGTGTCTATTTAGCCAATCGCCCACTTTCTGCCGATATGGTCATGGCAATGGATATGAACAATATGAAGTTTAGCTTCAAAGAAAACCGCTTCAAAATCAGCGACTTTTCCTTTGGTTTTGATGGATTTGTGCGCCTACCCAACGAAAAAGTAGGCGAAAAAGCAATGGAATTAGACCTCACCTTTGCTGCCCAAGAAACGACCTTCAAGAGCCTGCTTTCGCTCGTGCCTGCCGTCTTTTTGAAGGGCTACGAAGATTTGAAAGCGGAAGGGAAAGTGGCTTTCGAAGGCTTTGCCAAAGGCGAATTAGATACCGAAGCCGAAAAATACCCTACCTTTTCACTCAAACTTTTGGTAGAAAAGGCAAGGGTGCAATATCCAAACTTGCCTGCTGCCATCGAAAACATCAACTTAGATGCACAAATCAGCAATAACACCCCCAATTTGGAAAATACCCTGACCGACTTGCGCCAATTTTCGCTCAATTTTGGTGGTGCAAATAAAAATCCCGTTAGTGGTAGAGCCAAAATTGTAGGGCTTTCTACCTACGATATCGATGCCCTTGTGAAGGCAGAAGTCAATTTGGGCGAAATTTCACAATTCTACCCTTTGGATAGCCTCGAATTGAAGGGACTCTACAAGCTCAACTTGCTCGCAAAGGGCAAATACGACGAAGCCACCGCCCAAATTCCGACCCTCGATGCGCAAATGAGCCTGCAAAATGGCTATGCCAAATCCTTAGCCTATCCCATTCCGATAGAAAACATCGAGGTAGTGGCGCAGGCGAAAAATACGACAGGCAAGATGGAAAATCTTTCGGTCTTATTAGAAAAAATCACCTTTGCGATGGAAAACAAGCCCTTTGAAGTAAGCGGAAATACAGAGGGCATAGAAAATTTGAGCTACAACCTAAAAGCCAAAGGCAGCATAGATTTGGAAAAAATGCTCAAAATCTTCCCCATAGAGGGCATGAGCCTCAAAGGTTTGCTTGATGCAGACATTCAGACACAGGGCAATTTGGCTGCCCTCGAAGCCGAAGCCTACGAAAAACTGCCTACACAGGGGCGCATGAGCGTCAAAAACTTGGAATACCTTTCCACCGACCTGCCACAAGGTCTGCGCATTAGCCAAGCCGACCTAACTTTCACCCCCAAAGAGATGAAGCTCAACCAATTTGACGGCTTTTTGGGCAAAAGCGACATCAAATTACAAGGGGCTTTGTACAATTATTTAGCCTACGGACTTAGCATGGCGGGTCTGAAAGAAGGAACAGCCATTTTGCGTGGCAATATGACCCTGCAAAGCAAGGTCTTCGATACCAATGAATGGATGAGCGAAGAAGAAAACAGCACCGCTACCGCTCAAAATACCGCTAACGGCAGCACTGCAAGCCAAGCCGATTCGGTCAGTGGCGTAGTAGAAGTTCCCAAAGACCTCGACTTTACCTTCCAAGCGCAAATAGAAAAAGTTTTGTACGATAACCTAACGCTCAAAAATGCGCAAGGCACAGTACGCATCAAAGATGGCGAAATCAATTTCACACCCATGACCTTTGAAGCCGCAGGGGGCAAATTCACTATGGGCGGCAGCTACAATACACAGGATTTGGAAAAACCGCTTTTTGCCTTCAACATCGACATCGCAGAGGCAAATATCGGCGAGGCTTTCACCGCCTTTTCTACCCTGCAAACCTTTGCGCCTATCATGCAGCATTTGGAAGGGACTTTTTCGCTACAAAATTTCCAATTAGCAGGCGTTCTCAATCAAGACCTCATGCCTGATTTCACAACCCTTTCGGGGCAAGGCGTAATGCGCGTCATTGATGCAGCCTTCAAAGACAACCTACCTGCCGTAGAAGCGATTAGCAATTTTACAAGTATCCAAAAAATTCGCAATTCGCAATTTAAAGACCTGATAGTCAAGACCAAAATAGAGAATGGCAGACTCAAAACAGAGCCTTTCGAGGTAGCCTTAGCACAATACAAGGTAGGATTGGCAGGCGACGTAGGCGCAGATGGCAGCCTACAATACAAGGTCTTGCTTGATGTTCCCAAAGAAGAAGTCGTTTCAAAACTCAACGGCTGGACAGGTCTGAACGCCAACGACATCAAGGGCGAGCGCGTGCAGCTCAATTTCAACTTGGCAGGCACATACCAAAAACCCATTCTGACCTTAGACAAAAAATCTACCCAAGATTTGATAAAGGCACAGGCAGGAAATGCCCTTCAAAACTTAGTTTCTGACCTCTTCGGCGGCAATAAAAGCGCAACCGATTCTACCACACAAAAAAGCGATTCTACCCAAAAGGCTGCTCCCAACGAAACGCTCAAAGACAAGGTAGAAGAAAAAGCCAACGATGTCAAAAACAAGGTCAAGGACAAGTTGCGCGGCTTAGGGGGCAAAAAATAG
- the folP gene encoding dihydropteroate synthase — MRKHSKVVAPLDMSPFEIPQHLVLKGKLYPLEKPLVMAILNLTPDSFYSHSRCHLEESLEDLLFKAEKHLQEGATILDVGGYSTRPNAAHISEEEEKKRVLPAIAILQKHFPEVPLSIDTFRANIAKEAVEAGAAMVNDISAGSLDAAMWNTVAALQVPYVLMHSRGTPQTMQNFTDYADVVLDIYAYFQEKIALAKEKGIQNLLIDVGFGFAKTLEQNYQILQHLEYFQTLGYPLFVGLSRKSMIYKKLGGSPQEALFGTIALNTIALQKGAKILRVHDSKAAADIIKLLF; from the coding sequence TTGCGCAAACACTCAAAAGTAGTAGCCCCTTTGGATATGTCCCCTTTCGAAATACCGCAACACTTGGTACTAAAAGGCAAATTGTACCCCTTAGAAAAGCCTCTGGTGATGGCGATTCTAAACCTCACGCCCGACTCTTTTTATAGCCACAGCCGTTGCCACTTGGAAGAAAGTCTGGAAGACCTCCTCTTTAAAGCCGAAAAACACCTGCAAGAAGGCGCGACGATTTTAGATGTAGGTGGCTACTCTACGCGCCCCAACGCGGCTCACATTTCCGAAGAAGAAGAAAAAAAGCGCGTGCTGCCTGCTATCGCAATTTTACAAAAACACTTTCCCGAAGTACCGCTTTCCATTGATACTTTTAGGGCAAATATCGCCAAAGAAGCCGTAGAAGCAGGCGCGGCAATGGTCAATGATATTTCGGCAGGCAGCCTCGATGCCGCTATGTGGAACACAGTAGCCGCCCTGCAAGTGCCTTATGTGCTGATGCACTCACGCGGCACTCCCCAAACAATGCAAAATTTTACCGACTATGCTGATGTAGTTCTCGATATTTATGCGTATTTTCAAGAAAAAATTGCCCTTGCCAAAGAAAAAGGCATACAAAATCTTTTGATAGATGTAGGCTTTGGTTTTGCCAAAACCCTCGAACAAAACTATCAAATCCTACAACATTTGGAATATTTCCAGACCTTGGGCTATCCGCTTTTTGTGGGACTTTCGCGCAAGTCTATGATTTATAAAAAGCTCGGTGGCAGTCCGCAGGAGGCTCTCTTTGGTACAATCGCCCTCAATACGATTGCGCTACAAAAAGGGGCGAAGATTTTGCGCGTGCATGATAGCAAAGCCGCCGCCGACATCATCAAGCTATTATTTTAA
- a CDS encoding OmpA family protein, with the protein MHRKDNRRRSGNQKKGILCLFGNVIFAFLLTACVPKAQYQGLLLEKERLLEEQARLQRQTQALLEEQQTFQNQKQSLENEAQKAILEKEILEKRVDSLKWENMRSFDDLSSAYVRVLEANAMTEICDSLLKVARSENARLKKQLSKSQVQQLSKKEAEAQALLKVLEKALKKFEKQNLSLSLQENKIHILLPDNALFALASIEIEREGSTILKEIAKILSEKKNLFIRIEGHTDNIPVTNKTLPFSDNWDLSVLRATAVTRLLIEQGVNPKQVLPSGRGQQIPLVENDSPENRQKNRRIEIILSPESF; encoded by the coding sequence ATGCACAGAAAAGACAATCGGCGGCGTAGTGGCAATCAAAAAAAGGGGATTCTATGTTTATTCGGCAATGTTATTTTTGCCTTCTTGCTGACAGCGTGTGTTCCCAAAGCGCAGTATCAAGGTTTGCTTTTGGAAAAAGAAAGGCTTTTGGAAGAACAAGCACGCCTACAAAGACAAACACAGGCTCTTTTAGAAGAACAACAGACTTTCCAAAATCAGAAACAAAGCCTTGAAAATGAGGCACAAAAGGCTATTTTAGAGAAAGAAATTTTAGAAAAGCGCGTTGATAGTTTGAAGTGGGAAAACATGCGGTCGTTCGACGATTTATCATCTGCCTATGTAAGGGTTCTTGAAGCTAATGCAATGACGGAAATTTGCGACTCACTTTTAAAGGTAGCCCGAAGCGAAAATGCACGTCTGAAAAAGCAACTTTCCAAAAGCCAAGTGCAGCAACTTTCTAAAAAGGAAGCAGAGGCGCAGGCACTTTTGAAGGTATTGGAAAAGGCACTCAAAAAGTTTGAAAAGCAAAACCTAAGTCTTTCCCTACAAGAAAACAAAATTCATATTCTTTTGCCCGACAACGCACTTTTTGCCTTAGCAAGCATAGAGATAGAGCGCGAGGGAAGCACGATTTTGAAAGAAATCGCCAAAATATTATCTGAAAAAAAGAACCTTTTTATCCGCATCGAGGGGCATACCGATAACATTCCCGTTACGAACAAGACCCTGCCTTTTTCCGATAACTGGGATTTGAGTGTGCTTAGGGCTACAGCCGTAACGCGCCTATTGATAGAGCAGGGTGTCAATCCTAAACAGGTCTTGCCTTCGGGTAGGGGGCAGCAAATCCCCCTTGTGGAAAATGATAGCCCTGAAAATCGACAAAAAAATCGCAGGATAGAGATTATTCTAAGCCCTGAATCATTTTAA
- a CDS encoding sulfite exporter TauE/SafE family protein has product MENLLPLLIENLVLIVAGFVAGIINTVAGSGSVLTLSALSFQSVPTGLANGTNRVGVLLQTLAGYRSLRSSSVGVRSLWWLILPTTLGAILGAELAIYLGKVNEIWLNRSIGFTMLLMLFLVLQNPQRWLKESDKPLEIRGIKKIMLVLLFVLVGAYGGFVQAGVGVIMLVLLVAFGGYDMKTANAIKLLLTFILNIPAFILFVYEKQIVWQAAFVLAISQVVGTWVAVRFVTTHPKANYWVRLLLIFILLVAIVHFLGIGTWLVQQF; this is encoded by the coding sequence TTGGAAAACCTACTCCCCCTTCTGATAGAAAATCTGGTGCTAATTGTGGCGGGCTTTGTGGCGGGCATTATCAATACGGTGGCAGGAAGCGGCTCGGTGCTGACCCTTTCGGCACTCTCTTTTCAGTCTGTGCCTACGGGTTTGGCAAATGGCACGAATCGCGTGGGCGTGTTGCTGCAAACTTTGGCAGGGTATCGCTCTTTGCGAAGCAGCAGCGTGGGGGTGCGCTCGCTTTGGTGGCTGATTTTGCCTACTACTTTGGGCGCAATCTTAGGGGCAGAACTTGCCATTTATTTGGGAAAAGTCAATGAGATTTGGCTCAATAGAAGTATCGGATTTACGATGCTTTTGATGCTTTTTTTGGTATTGCAAAATCCCCAACGGTGGCTCAAAGAGAGCGACAAACCCTTAGAGATTAGGGGCATCAAGAAAATAATGCTTGTTCTGCTTTTTGTCTTGGTGGGAGCGTATGGCGGCTTTGTGCAGGCAGGCGTAGGGGTGATTATGTTGGTCTTGCTTGTTGCTTTTGGGGGCTACGATATGAAAACGGCAAATGCGATAAAATTGCTGCTTACTTTTATTTTAAATATTCCTGCTTTTATTTTATTTGTCTATGAAAAACAAATCGTTTGGCAGGCGGCTTTCGTTTTGGCAATTAGTCAAGTTGTGGGAACGTGGGTAGCGGTGCGCTTCGTAACCACTCACCCAAAGGCGAACTATTGGGTGCGTTTGTTGCTTATTTTCATTCTTTTGGTCGCGATTGTGCATTTCTTGGGAATTGGCACTTGGCTTGTCCAACAATTTTGA
- a CDS encoding DNA-methyltransferase, whose product MLNFAQTVNKQSLKMQARTDTIIVGNSLSVLQNLESESIDLVITSPPYFQQRNYGNGDLGIGNEDTEEAYLDNILAVFFECVRVVKSTGSIVFNLGDKYIEGALSLLPYKFAIKATENKSVFLINQITWSKLNPTPRQDRRKLIQATEPFFVFAKSKNYYFDLENYLKHLDDFNKASRGKPTEKLGKQYFDIIDKSDLSELQKENARKALQDAILLVQKGEIDSFRMKIKGVHKEAYGGMEGGRNNQIRNNGFTVIKILGNKLKKDIIESPVEITKDNAHPAVYPLYIIQELIKLLSKENDLVLDPFCGSGTTCLAAKNLKRRYLGIEINPEYVNLANERLKQSLTLTQELFL is encoded by the coding sequence ATGCTTAATTTTGCCCAAACGGTAAATAAACAGTCTTTGAAGATGCAAGCAAGAACCGATACAATTATTGTGGGCAACAGTTTGAGTGTTTTGCAAAATTTGGAAAGCGAAAGTATTGACTTGGTCATTACCTCGCCGCCTTATTTTCAACAAAGAAACTATGGAAACGGCGATTTAGGTATCGGCAATGAAGACACAGAGGAGGCATATTTAGATAATATCTTGGCTGTTTTTTTCGAGTGTGTGCGAGTAGTGAAATCTACGGGGAGCATTGTCTTTAACTTGGGCGATAAGTACATCGAGGGAGCGTTGTCTTTGTTGCCCTACAAGTTCGCCATCAAAGCAACTGAAAATAAGTCTGTTTTTTTAATCAATCAAATTACTTGGTCAAAACTAAACCCAACGCCCCGACAGGATAGGCGTAAGTTGATACAAGCGACTGAACCTTTTTTCGTTTTTGCCAAGTCTAAAAATTATTATTTTGACTTAGAAAACTATTTAAAGCATTTAGACGACTTTAATAAAGCAAGCAGGGGCAAGCCCACAGAAAAATTAGGCAAACAATATTTCGACATCATTGACAAATCCGATTTAAGTGAGCTGCAAAAAGAAAATGCTCGCAAAGCCCTACAAGATGCAATTCTATTGGTTCAGAAAGGCGAAATTGATAGTTTTCGAATGAAAATAAAAGGCGTTCACAAGGAGGCTTATGGAGGAATGGAAGGGGGCAGGAATAACCAAATCCGTAATAATGGTTTTACAGTGATTAAAATTTTGGGTAATAAGCTAAAAAAAGATATTATAGAAAGCCCTGTTGAAATAACCAAAGACAATGCACACCCTGCGGTTTATCCTCTCTATATCATACAGGAACTCATAAAATTACTAAGTAAAGAAAATGATTTGGTTTTAGACCCTTTTTGCGGAAGTGGTACTACCTGCCTTGCCGCCAAAAATCTAAAACGTCGTTATTTGGGCATTGAAATCAATCCCGAATACGTGAATTTAGCAAATGAACGGTTAAAACAATCTCTAACTCTTACCCAAGAACTATTTTTATGA